The Vicia villosa cultivar HV-30 ecotype Madison, WI linkage group LG1, Vvil1.0, whole genome shotgun sequence genome includes a region encoding these proteins:
- the LOC131659420 gene encoding uncharacterized protein LOC131659420, with product MENWKNYALSKEEEEGVVADEGEVFEDESIQRTLAGRLWTESNFNSRAFKSTMVNAWKLKHTVEVQDLSKNLFLFKFSSRRDMEYVLKSGPWSFDRALLVLKRISGEEQPSELDLHFSSFWVRIYDLPLVLKSDTMAKKLGNIIGTFEEMDAKEAHRNGRFLRVKVTLDLKEPLKRGTVVTFKEKKIRVHFKYERLPIFCFICGRMGHQIKDCEAIEELNEEGFEDIEEQDLAFGQWLRASPLPKITDESKKRESSSSLSSKDLFNVSSSQSRCETKGKDKEEEAEVQLITAAANNQNRENKDEEVGPKNQVDVETVAETLGAVMLSTGMNKTQASVQTEPAQKKWTRRKPSKTSGSTLVKASKPKITKRQLVDVMISEGPLDELVNGDKKRKQAFEGSDIPDNFPEVVLESQHRLPQ from the coding sequence ATGGAGAACTGGAAAAACTACGCTCTttcaaaggaagaagaagaaggcgTGGTTGCGGATGAGGGGGAAGTGTTTGAAGACGAATCGATCCAGAGAACCCTCGCTGGAAGACTGTGGACAGAAAGCAACTTTAACTCTAGAGCTTTCAAAAGCACGATGGTGAATGCATGGAAACTGAAACACACTGTGGAAGTTCAAGATCTAagcaaaaacttgtttctcttcAAGTTCAGTTCTAGGAGAGACATGGAGTATGTTCTTAAATCCGGGCCCTGGAGTTTTGACAGAGCTCTCCTGGTCCTAAAGCGCATCTCTGGAGAAGAGCAACCGTCGGAATTGGATCTACACTTTAGTTCTTTCTGGGTAAGAATTTATGATCTTCCTCTAGTTCTCAAATCTGATACTATGGCAAAAAAGCTGGGGAATATCATTGGTACCTTTGAAGAAATGGATGCAAAAGAGGCACACAGGAACGGTAGATTTCTGCGGGTTAAAGTCACTTTGGATCTTAAGGAACCATTGAAACGTGGCACTGTTGTTACGTTTAAGGAGAAGAAGATTAGAGTCCACTTCAAGTACGAAAGGCTCCCCATTTTCTGCTTCATATGTGGGCGAATGGGTCACCAAATAAAGGATTGTGAGGCTATCGAAGAACTTAATGAGGAGGGATTCGAagacattgaagaacaagatctggCTTTTGGACAATGGCTGAGGGCGTCTCCTCTACCAAAAATCACTGATGAATCGAAGAAGCGTGAGTCCAGTTCCAGTTTAAGCAGTAAGGATCTCTTTAACGTGTCTTCTAGCCAAAGTCGATGCGAGACTAAGGGGAAGGATAAAGAAGAGGAGGCAGAAGTTCAACTAATCACTGCTGCTGCAAACAATCAGAATAGAGAAAATAAAGACGAAGAGGTAGGACCAAAAAACCAGGTAGATGTCGAAACTGTTGCTGAAACGCTAGGTGCGGTTATGTTGTCTACAGGAATGAACAAAACACAGGCTAGTGTACAAACAGAACCGGCTCAAAAAAAATGGACGCGAAGAAAACCTTCAAAGACTTCTGGATCGACATTGGTGAAGGCCTCAAAGCCAAAGATAACCAAGCGACAACTAGTGGATGTTATGATTTCTGAAGGCCCACTGGATGAGTTGGTTAATGGCGACAAAAAGAGAAAGCAAGCTTTTGAGGGCAGTGATATCCCTGACAACTTCCCAGAGGTGGTGTTGGAGAGCCAGCACCGCCTTCCCCAATGA